Part of the Hippopotamus amphibius kiboko isolate mHipAmp2 chromosome 7, mHipAmp2.hap2, whole genome shotgun sequence genome, TATCTACATGTTCTCATTCTTCAGCTGAAATCCCCAGGCAGGGAGGCCTGAGCCTCACGCTTCCTTGTCTTTGGACCCCCAGCGCCTCCCACCTGCAGGTCATCCTGTACAGGGTGGACATGTTTCCAAATAGCCACTGATGAGTCTTCAACACCAGACTTGGCCTGATAAAAGTCCAGGGCtctccatatttttaaatctctggttttccctcttcttataaaagTAACAACCCAGTAgagaagatgcagaaaaatagACTTAAGAAGTTGCCCGTGGAACCTCAGCTCACCAAGACCCACTAAGCAACCTGGCACATTTCCTCCcaactttcctgctcctctgagCTCTCGGCGTGGTTTTCACACATCACATGGACAACATCACACCCCTCACCCCACGAGAAGACACAGTGCCCTCACCTTGGTTAATCGCAGGGATGTCCTTGTCCCAAGACGTCTGGGTCCCCTCAGGGGTGAGGTCTTCTGAGAATCTGGTCCCACAGCCTCCTGGGCAGCGTGAGGCCGAGGGTGCTCCTAGGATGAAACCTGGCCCAGACACACAGGTACATATGTACGATGGCCAGAGTGCCCCCAATGCTGACACAGGGTGACAGGACGTGGGGTGGGAGTAGAGTGTCAGACCGCAAGACCCAGGTCCTTCACAAAGGTAGGCCTCCAGGAGGGCGTCCTGGGAGTCTGCCTGGTCTCCCCCATCAGCCCCACCTGGCGCCGAGGCCTGGACGACTTCAAGGAAGGAGCTCCCATCGCGGGACCAAGACTGGGCTCCAAAAGGCAGCCCCCCGGCCCTGAATGTCTGGGTGTGTACgaggcaggggagggagcaggaaggaggaagacagGGACAGGCCTCAGGCTCCCACACGGACGGCGGGGTGTGGGCTAGCCTCAGACCCTGCCCCCGGCCCCCTCCTCAGCCCAGGCCTCTGGGAAGCTGGGCAAACCTGGCACGGCCAGCAGAGCATGAATTCCTGGAGTGTCACTCCTGCTGTCTCCTGCCAGGCAGGCCCTCTGCTGCCAGCATCCTCGGGAGGTACCCCTGGGCCCCCCAGGAGCGGACGTCTAGGAACATCCCTGGAAGCCCATCCTCTGAGCCATGCAGATCAACTCACATCCTTGTAGACTCCAGCCGCACCCCCTGGCCGCTCCCAGCACTCTGCAGACGGGAGCCACGACGAGGGGGGCAGGAGGGCGAGGCAACGCACTTACCCGGTACAGAGAGCAGAGCCAGCACCCACGGCCAGATGCCTCCCAAGCTCATGCTGCCTACGGTAGCCCCTCTGGCCCCTCAGCTGGCAGGAGCACCAATGCCCGCCAGGTGAGACAGCCTAATCGGAGACCTAGGACCACCAATCCGCCTTAAGTAGCAGCGTCTCCAGCCCCCACCTGCAGCCCCTCTGCAGCCAGCTCCCCCTGCAGCCCCGCCCTCTCCTACCTgtgctccccctccccgcccaggcCCAAGGCTTCTGGATCCTAGTCAGATCCTTCCTGGCCTGGCTGCAGTGTGCGAGAGGGCAGGGAGAAGCCAAGCACAAGGCGCCCTGGGGTGGAGGTCCCCCTTGGGAGTGTACCTCATCTCAGGTCGCCTCCTACCACCAGGGGGCAGAGAGACATCGCTGAAAGGTGAGAGGTGGCCGTGCTGGGCAGAACCTCATCCTCCAAGCTGGGGAGACccctttcctgccccctccccgtgcTCAGACGGGGGGGGGGAACACTACCTGAGACCCTGAGGTGCCCCCAATCTGACTGTGGAAGGAGGAAACAGTCACTGCATTTTTATAAGCTTTTATTGTCATATACATACAGAATAGGAAACAATCCCAAGAGCACGGAGCAGTGAAATTCACAAACTGAACACCGGGGGCAACCAGCGCCCCCAGAGAAGCCAGCCATATGGAAACCTGACCACTGCAgtgaccccacccccacatcaGGCTTGCAAAAATAGGcatttatccccatttcacagattcaGGAACTAAAGCTCCTTACACACATTCCCCCTCCGGTGTACCCCTTGGCCTCTCAAAAGGCCCGTCCTCAGAGTCTGGTCGCCAAGGGCCCACATGGATTTAAATCCTGGAGGTGAAGGTTTTGGGGGCACCCTCCCCGCCAACGCCCAGGGAAGGGAAGCGACAGAGCCAAGGTCGCTCAGCATCCTGCCCTGCCTGGAATCCAGTGTTTCTCCAAAGGTAGGAGTCAGAATCATGGGGAGAACGTCATGAAGACAGGCGGCCCAGCTGCCCGGACAGGGTGTTAACACTTGTAGGGAGGGATGGGGCTGACTGCTGCAGTAAAATAATCATAATCGGAATCACCCTGGCCGGGCAGCGAGACAGATTTGTCGTGCGGAAAGGCAGTTTGTCTTGagagcattgtgctaagtgaaataagccaatcatgACAGGACAAATGGTGTAGGATTCCATTTACACGGGGTATCTGGAGGAGATAGATTCAGAGGCAGATGGTAGAACGGTAGTTGCCAGGAGCTGAAGGAGGGGGAACGGGGAGTTGTTGTTTAGCGGGtaagagtttcagttctgcaagatggaaaagttctggagggCTGTTTCACAATAATGTGCGCAAACACGCGTAACGTTACTGAAGTGCACACTTAATAGTAAAGGTGGTACGTgttgttacatatttttttaccacaatttttaaaattttaataaataaattaaaaggaaagaaggaagggaggaaaggagggagggaaaggaaagaagggaaagaaacgCAGTTTAGTTGAAAGGCAAACTTAAAaacaaggggaggggaggggggagcagggtggggtgtgTGGGGTGAGGTGGAGGTAGGATGGGATCAGGCAGGGGTACCGGGTGGTGGGCAGGAGCTTCAGCCACCAGTCCTGATGTGTGTGAGAAGTAGCTGgggggagcttcctaggtggcacagtggttaagaactcacctgccaatgcaggggacatgggttcgagccctgctccaggaagatcccacatgccacggagcaacgaagccagtgcaccacaaccattgagcctgcgctctggagcccgtgagccacagctactgaagcccacatgcctaaagcccatgcgccacaacaagagaagccaccacaatgaggaacccatgcaccacaatgaagaggagcccccactcgccacaactacagaaagcccctgtgcagcaacaaagacccaatgcagccaataaattaattaattaattaattttaaaaaaagaagtagttGGGGGGCAGGAAGGCTCTGATACTCAAGGCCCCAgatgccccccacccaccccgagCTGGGTGTGGGGGTTGTGGGCAGATCCAAACAGATCCACTCGGGGCCTGCGGAAGCCCTGATAACCACACCTAGCTGCTCAGTCCCCACCAGGGAGTGCCTCACCCACCCCCAGAGCAGAGGGAACAAGGCCCAGCACAGCCGGCCTCGTCCCTCACTCGGCCCCGTGGGGTGGGCACCCACCCCATGCCTGACTCCAGACACAGGGTCGCGTAGACCACAGGCCCTGCCCTCATGAGTGTCCAGGCTCGTGAAGGTGCGCCGCTGCATACCCGAAAACCTTCGCACCACGACACACCTGAAAACCTTTGCTTCTCGGGCCTTCCGTAGATaccatttcctgagcacctactaggtgcgGGTGCTAGGCTGAGCCTTTACCTGGTTTGACTTGGGTAACTCTCAATACCCCCCTAAGAGGTGGGGGCTAGTGAcaaaaccccattttacagacaaggaaactaaaaTCCAGAGAAGTAAAGCAGAGCACGCCCCCTAACTGTCGCACGACACGGCCCCCCCCAGGTGGACCCTGCCGGGCACTCAGAACACCCGCGTGAGTGTCAGCGTTCTGCGGAGGTGACCCTCGCGCTGAGTTTGAAAGGACAAAATAGAGTTAGCCAGATGACACTCCGAGCAGCCGGGAGCATCAGAGTGGTCCTGACACAGGCCCGGCCCTCACTGAGCTGTCCTCAAGGGCCTCAGCGCCCCCTACTCTCGGGCAAGTCACAGCAGCCCCTTTCCAGCACCCTCTGCTTCTGGCTCAGGCTGGGCCTGTGTCTCAGCGGTGGTCCATGCTGGCCACATAACAAACGTCCAGTGAAGACGTGGTAGTTGGAGGGTGTgaaaagcaactaagcccatcccAGGTGACCTGTCCTCCGCACTAGACACCAGGCCACATGCTTTCTGGGGACAGGGGGGAGCTCTGGATCAGGGGCTGCCATGAGCCCCAGCAGGGACAGGCATTCGGAGGCCTGGGGACCCAGCCCCAGGATGTGGGAGAAGAGGTGACAGGCTGTGCTGCTCCAACGTGGGCACACGTGATACACAGCCCAGGGGAGCCACACGCATgggcacacacagacatgcagacATGTAGGGATATCCAGGACACATAGGTGTGCGCAGGCCAAGAACAGACACGCAcggctgcacacacacacatacacacatgcacacacacctacacgcacgcacacacacacacacgcacaagcaTCCATCCACACGCTCCAAAAAGGAAGTGGGGTCCAACCAGGGCAGTGCTGGGTCTGGCTCTACATGGTAAACACAGTCTTCTCCCCTCACAGGACCAAAGCCAGTAACTGGAATAAGGCTGGAGCCAGCCTCCCAGAAACCATCGCTTTCAGCTCTGGAGACAGAAGGCTGCCTGGCAAAGACACCAGCACAGGGAGGACCAGGCCGGGAGGTGAGGTCACCCCTGCACCTTCCTCCTTCCATTTCCCAGACGTGGCCACACAACGGAAGATGAGGTCTGATTAAGAAACAGCTTTTAAGCACTTCCCCAGGCATTGACTTGAGACCAGACGCTTGAAAAGTTGTTTcttaaacaaaacaatattttattgacACATCCTCAATGTTCCACATAAATATAAAGTGCTAAGTTTCCAACCCCACCCACAGGgctgggaggaagtgggggagggagtgtTAAATGTCAGTTGAACACAAATAACTTTCCAGCGCCAACACAGGCGTGAaacgctcacacacacacgcaggccaGAGGTCCAGACACAGCATCCGCATCACTTCCCAAAGCCCCGCACAGGGCTCAGGTTCTAGGCAGGTCCACCCCAGGACCACCCCCCAGACAGGGTTCCTAGTTGTCACAGCTTGTTCCTTAGAGCCCTCAGACTGCCAAGGGCTCCAGCATGGTGGTGGGGCCAGTGGGAGTGGTGGGCGTAGAGTCAAGTTCGTTTCTGCCAGAggacagaggaaggagggaagcagaCATGCCCTCCATCCTCCTTCCCAAATGAGGAATGAGGGCCGGCCCTCAAACCCCTAGCAGAAGAGCACCAGGTGAGAAAGTCCATCATCCCTTTGTTCCCAGTGCCCCCACCTTGGGGCTTTTCAAACTCCAAGGAAGGGGCGGCTCTCCCCGAGGTGAAGGGGACAGTGGGGAACTGGGGCCCCAGCGGTCCCCAGGAATCAGGCAGCTCTGTGAGCCTCCTCCCTGGGGGAACCGGCATGGTGGGGCCCAGCCTCAGTGACAGAGCACCTCAGTCTCAAACTGCAGCAGCTGCCCCATGAAACCGAAGTTGGGGGAGATGACTCCCCGGCGCTGCTTAACGAAATCGAAGGCCTCGTCCAGCCGCACGCGGCGGCTCTGGATCAGGTACGCCAGGCAGATGGTGGCGGAGCGCGAGATGCCCGCCTGGCAGTGCACCAGCACCCGGCCTCCACTGTTCTTCACCGAGTCTGCAAGGGAAATGCGGGAGGTGGCTCAGATgggaaggggggcagggaaggagacaggtgccccagccccctcccctggaGCCCGGCCAAGCCCCAAGCTGAGGCCCACCTCTTACCAATAAAGCCAATAGCCTCCTGAAACCAGGCACTGATCTCCACCATCTGGTTGTCTTCCACGGGGATGCTCTTGTAGCGCAACAGGCCCTCAAAGTGGTTGGGGCAGCTGGCCGAGACGTTGAGGACGGCTGTGATGCCGCAAGCCTGCAGCCCCTGCAGGTCTGACGAGTGACTGCAGCTGCCCAGGTACAAATAGGGCAAGATCTCCACGGGGCCGCCCTggacaggaagagggagagacgGTGGTGAGATCTCAGCCCTGGCCTGGAGAACTTGAACACCAGGGGGACAGAGACAGGGCAGACTGACCCAGGCAAGAAGAGCTCTTAGCCAgggatccctgaccagggatcagactcaGGAATATGAGGACGACACAAGGGGACACATGGCGATATACACGCACAGATACACACTTTCCCCTCAAACCCCAAACTTATGCTGCTAACAGGACATAGACTCAGAGAGCTATACACCAGCAACTCCCACCTGGCACACACAAAGGTGTGTCACCATTTGGGTGCgagacgcacacacacacgtacgtgACTGTGGACAGACTCCTGCATCCACAAATGGCAGGCTCCTTCCCCAGAGACGCCTACCCTGCATGACACTGACAAGGAGCCCTGATCTCAACTCACCTGGTCATACGAGGGAGCCCTGGGGTCGGAGCAGCTGTTTTCGGGCAGGATCGCGGGGCCGGGGGACTCAGAGCACAGATCGGGGCAGCAGGCTTGAAAGCTGTCGAAGCCTCCTGCGGGGAGGACCAAGACACGGTTAGCCTGGAGGGCCGGGCGGGGGTCGTGGaccgggcggcggcgggcgggggacGCGAGCGGGCCGGCGCTCACCTGGCAGGAAGCACACGGCGGTGGGTCCGGCGCGGGTCTCGTGCAACAGCGCGGCGAGCAGCGCGTGGGCCGGGCCGTCGGGCGGGATCTCGGCCACCGAGGCGCTGCCCTCGTCCAGCACCACCGCCCGCGCCAGCTCGCCACGGGCCAGGCGCGCCCGCAGCGCGCGGTCAGGCAGCAGGCAGGcgagggcggcggcgggcggcccgCGCGCGCGGCGCCGCAGCAGCGCGTTCCAGGGCACCGGCCGCGCGGCGCGCACGTGGCGGCGGCAGAAGGCCAGGAAGGGGCGGCAGTCGAGCAGCAGCGTGCGCTCAGCCTCCCGCGGCTCCCGCAGGAGCGCGCCCAGCGCCGCGCAGTCCAGCTCTCGTGCCGCCTCCACCCCCATCTCCGCCACCACCAGggcagcctcctctcccctcttccagatcctcttcctctcctttcccctctccccgcGCGCGCTCCGGCCTCTCGCGGCTGCCGCGCTGCCTGAGCCGTCTGTTCCGGGCGCCTTCTCCAGCGCTGGGCCTTAAGTAGCCTTGGGCCGGCCTCCCGGGTCACCATACAAGGACAAACCAGGAAGGCGCCGGCGCCGCCCCCGCGGCTTCAGGCGAGGCGCAGGCTGGGCGGGCCCGGGACTGGggctggcagaggggagggagtgcGCTGGGGGAGGAAGCCGGGGACCAGCTCTGCAGGGGAGGTGTTTGCCCAAACGTCCCCCTCCCACCTTTGCGCCCCAGGGCTC contains:
- the DUSP2 gene encoding dual specificity protein phosphatase 2, giving the protein MGVEAARELDCAALGALLREPREAERTLLLDCRPFLAFCRRHVRAARPVPWNALLRRRARGPPAAALACLLPDRALRARLARGELARAVVLDEGSASVAEIPPDGPAHALLAALLHETRAGPTAVCFLPGGFDSFQACCPDLCSESPGPAILPENSCSDPRAPSYDQGGPVEILPYLYLGSCSHSSDLQGLQACGITAVLNVSASCPNHFEGLLRYKSIPVEDNQMVEISAWFQEAIGFIDSVKNSGGRVLVHCQAGISRSATICLAYLIQSRRVRLDEAFDFVKQRRGVISPNFGFMGQLLQFETEVLCH